From one Lineus longissimus chromosome 3, tnLinLong1.2, whole genome shotgun sequence genomic stretch:
- the LOC135484101 gene encoding ethanolamine kinase 1-like, which produces MSSERMTPLHVDVEVDSANYEEGFRQILGIIRPGWKGEDIKFKRIQQGMLNILVICYITEEPDDSAMLLRVIGALFAGHRDREREIAAVKLSGELDLGPKFYCSFKNGYGTGFFPGTTYGWDDDSLNAFRDDRMGRAVAKLLAKFHCKKTLAKSRESKMGKGIDIIAVAKDEMEKHWSKPMKNKELTEYFYEGLPSKEELLVEIDRLAVIRDEMNVEARMLHGDPNPTNIIFNEKTGKMVLVDYEFSGIGNPLLDLTWYLNFAAIGLYRADEDDEYHFGPEYVKSYVRAYLTELKRLDGEDPPTEREFERLYVMLLRFYMIFSLTISMFALPFLNSSLDRVPDPKQLMSSYRGRLLYYLKHKDRVFSMPTPQV; this is translated from the exons ATGTCCTCGGAGAGAATGACTcctctacatgtagatgtagaagTGGATAGTGCCAACTACGAGGAGGGATTCAGGCAGATCCTTGGCATAATCCGGCCGGGATGGAAAGGGGAAGACATCAAGTTTAAG CGAATACAACAAGGTATGCTGAACATTCTCGTGATTTGCTATATCACAGAAGAACCTGATGATTCCGCCATGTTGTTGAGGGTTATCGGGGCATTGTTTGCAGGCCATAGGGACAGAGAGAGGGAAATCGCTGCAGTCAAATTATCAGGGGAACTAGATCTCGGACCCAagttttattgttctttcaagAATGGCTACGGCACCGGATTCTTTCCCGGTACCACGTACGGATGGGATGACGACAGCCTGAATGCTTTCCGGGATGATCGAATGGGAAG GGCGGTTGCAAAACTCCTTGCCAAATTTCATTGCAAGAAAACATTAGCAAAAAGTCGGGAATCCAAAATGGGAAAAGGAATAGACATCATAGCAGTCGCTAAAGATGAAATGGAGAAGCATTGGTCGAAGCCCATGAAGAACAAGGAGTTAACTGAATA CTTTTATGAAGGTTTACCCTCCAAGGAAGAACTGCTGGTAGAAATCGACCGACTTGCTGTCATTCGGGATGAGATGAATGTCGAGGCGAGAATGCTACACGGTGATCCCAACCCAACAAATATCATATTCAACGAGAAAACTG GCAAGATGGTGTTGGTCGACTATGAGTTTTCAGGAATAGGAAATCCATTACTGGACTTGACATGGTACCTGAACTTTGCAGCAATAG GGTTATACCGagctgatgaggatgatgagtACCATTTCGGTCCCGAGTATGTGAAAAGTTATGTGCGCGCCTACCTCACGGAGCTAAAGCGTCTGGACGGCGAGGACCCGCCTACCGAACGGGAGTTTGAACGGCTTTACGTCATGTTGCTAAGATTTTACATG ATCTTCTCGCTGACGATAAGCATGTTCGCACTACCTTTCTTGAACAGCTCTCTTGACAGGGTACCAGATCCAAAACAATTGATGAG TTCTTACAGAGGGCGTCTCCTGTACTATCTGAAGCACAAGGACAGAGTCTTCTCCATGCCAACCCCGCAGGTTTAG
- the LOC135485025 gene encoding pancreatic beta cell growth factor-like, giving the protein MANQSSTTHMLAMLTLSVLAVGCSGQFVRDTFSRTLLACGLKGSKLITHVIGTHTLKSKLECSRLCLEDAKCTSLNWKTSGGLCELNSSDKTTDAASLVLNSDFFYWAPDNCPGYTIPTTTTTTVPTTTAYQCLPPDKTVSDRCVSVDINPKTWANADTSCKTKAPVGSWSLLTFEHGKTFFDQVISQLFTAANEDKDYWIGLHEDGGTWKWTDPASTPLGTPEKEMWYMAQTGSTPGITCATLAYKFGTYKLNGFKRNGQCTTAKPLICQKYT; this is encoded by the exons ATGGCGAATCAAAGTTCGACAACACACATGCTAGCAATGCTCACACTTTCAG TCTTGGCAGTTGGGTGCAGCGGCCAGTTCGTGCGCGATACCTTCTCGCGCACACTCCTCGCGTGCGGTCTTAAGGGCTCAAAACTCATCACCCACGTCATCGGCACCCACACCTTGAAGTCAAAACTAGAGTGTTCAAGGCTGTGTCTGGAGGATGCAAAGTGTACCTCCCTAAATTGGAAGACGAGTGGCGGTCTGTGCGAGCTGAATTCGTCAGACAAGACTACAGATGCAGCCAGTCTTGTCTTGAACAGTGACTTCTTCTACTGGGCACCAGACAATTGTCCG GGTTACACGATTCCTACCACCACCACAACAACAGTACCAA CAACAACTGCCTACCAATGTTTACCACCGGACAAGACTGTGTCGGACAGATGTGTATCAGTCGATATAAACCCGAAAACTTGGGCCAATGCCGACACCTCCTGTAAGACAAAGGCCCCGGTCGGATCATGGTCCCTCTTGACGTTCGAGCATGGGAAAACCTTCTTTGATCAGGTCATATCTCAACTCTTCACTGCAGCAAACGAAGACAAAG ACTACTGGATTGGGTTGCATGAAGATGGAGGTACATGGAAATGGACTGATCCAGCCAGTACTCCACTCGGAACGCCGGAGAAAGAGATGTGGTACATGGCGCAAACAGGATCTACACCAGGTATAACTTGTGCTACTTTGGCCTACAAGTTTGGTACATACAAATTAAACGGATTCAAACGGAACGGTCAATGCACTACCGCCAAGCCTCTCATTTGTCAGAAGTATACATAA